AGTTCAGCGGAATACAATGAAGATTGTTTAGGCATAAAGATTTCTACTGAATCAAGAGCTGTCTCTAGTTCTTGCCACACTTGAGTCATTGTAGGCTTCTCTTTCGGCATCTCCACCACACATCTTAATCCAAGTTGTCCCATCTTCAACATTATCTCCATGTTACATTCTTCTAGTAGAAGATTTGCATCTATGATTTCGtcaactcttcctctctccaGGCTAGACCTCGCCTGCacttttggaagaaaaaaagatCATTCCATTTCTTCTTTCTCACTCGATCATATCTGGATAATGCATGTGTTGGtgcaaaatacacaaaaatcaGCGCGGACAGCATGATTGCAACAAAAATAAGGACCAAAAGGGGCACTTGTATGAAATGCTGGTTTATTCTACATAATAAGATATCCGGATCTTTCACTTACCCAATCAACAACATGAATATTAGGGTGTTTTCTAGATGAATCGACTGCAGGTCTAGCAGTAACAAGTTGCAGAAGAATGACACCGAAGCTATAAACATCGGTAAAAGGACTTAAATGGAAGCTTGCACAGTAGGCAGGGTCAAGGTACCCTGGTGTCCCTTTAACCTGACTGCTTACATGTGATTGATCCCCCACAGGACCTGATTTAACAAGGCCAAAATCTGAGACCTTAGCCTCAAAATTCTCGCTTACTAAGATGTTACTTGGTTTTATATCTCGATGGATTATACTTGGCTTTACTCCTTCATGCAGATGAGCTATCCCTACAAAATTAAGCAGATGATGCAGTTTAGGAATTAACCCCTTCTTGTACTTTTTGTCACTGAACTGTAAATTGCTCTCGTTAGAACTCACCCTTGGCTGCTCCAATTGCTATATTTACTCTTTGCCTCCAAGTTAAGCTCTTTCCTCCCCTTCCTGTAACAGCAATCATATATTCATCAAGAATATTCATGTACAATATGACAAAAAGtaacttcaaaaaaattttttttttttgagttacTGAGATTTTACTAATACCCAAACAAGTGTTACAGAATACAAGGGGTATGCCCCTGGCACCAACACTAATTCAATCCATGGTAGGATTAACAACAAAACACCCACCCAAATCTAACACAATCCCAACTTAAAATCCAACACAAGTTATACAACAATAGAAGATCATTAACGAAAATCATGGTATGGTAGTAACCAAGACATCTTAGGTTCAAAACTTACCCATGATATAATCAAGTAATGAACCATTGCTGACATATTCATAGACCATTATCTTTTCTGCTCTTGATCCTGATGAAACGCAAGCTAATTAGACACTTGGTGCATGATACATCTATGTGCTGTTAGGTAAATATCTCATGTTTAGGTACATCATCTTACAACATTAGTCTGCCTACGCAAGTAAAAATCAGACATTTATCGGTGTTATAGTTTACCAGCTTGCTCGCAGAACCCTACCAGACCAACAAGGTTCTCGTGCTTCACTTTTGAAATCAACCTGACCTCTGTTTCACAAACAAACCTATAGTGAATCAGTTTTACAAATCGGATGGAAAACTATGTGGCTATGAAAGAAATAAATGGTATAGCACAAGTTATGGAGCGTTGCCATTTCTAAATTCCTCGATGCTTGTGCATGACGAAGGATGAAGCTTTTTGATTGCCAATACTCCCTCGGCTTCAAACGATCCTCTATATACATTTCCAAATGCGCCAGTACCAACCAAGCAATCTTGGCTAAAATTATTAGTTGCCTTCTGTAGTTCTTCTAACTGAAATCTTCTTGACCACATCTTTCCCGCATCCAGCTTACCTAAACATTGCCAAGAACTGGCTCAGCCTTTTCGCGTTGAACATGCCTTAGAATCTTATCAAACATAACATAAGACTAATTGACTTACCTTTGCCGTTTCGTCGTAACTTACAGCCTGCATAAAGCTTCCTCTTGTAACAAATAATCAACCAGCCAATCACAAATACGGCAACAATAACTATGATAATCCCTCCCCATACATGTTTGCGCGCAAGAAATGAACCACGATTTTCAGTTTGTGCAGGTGCTAAAGCAGGCAAAGATGGTGTTTTTTCTGCCATGATGCGTTGATATCGTTTCCCAATTAGAAAAATGGCATGAAATCCAACTCGTAAGTTTTAATTCTTGTAACAAGTGTATTCGTTAAAACTACTACTGAGTTTACTCTCTTCTGTATATTAATTACTCGCTCTTTCAAATGAGCAGTAGCATTATTTGATTCCTCTTTTGCAACAGCTGATTGACTAATTAAGAAGCAATCAAGcagaagaaacaaagaaacatAAAGGCAGATATATGGGGTGGGGGGAGTTTAATCTCAGCCGGCTACCCTCAACCTCAAGTTCAATTGTCGCAGTCCAGTCTCATCTCTGACTCGGTCACTGAATTCTTCTCTCCAGACGGCACACCAGGACAAGGAAGCATGCAATCAAACAATTATTTTccataaagaagaagaaaacaaaccTACTCTTAATTCAATAGTTCTAAAGATAGTTCAGCCAACTGGTTAATCAACTTCGTGCATTTTCTCAGACATGAAACAGGATACAGCTTGCATGCAAACTGGCTTGGCAGAGGATATTGTTTTATGAAGTAAAACAAGTAGGATGGCCTGTTTCCTTTAGCGGAGATCATTTCTGCTTTTCTTCTTGATGACAAAAAGAGGGGGCAGAGGCGACCAGCTATAGCTCCCATGGTTGTAGACAGGGAAACAAAGGGAGAATCAGAAAAGTAccgaattttatttatttagcaAGTAAACTTCAACAAAGAACAAAATACGACTTTGGCAAATTTGTCCATGCATACAAATTTTCTAATATTACAAGATTAGGAGCTTGAAAACGATCCATAATAGTAATCATTTCTTAATCTGTTACTTCAGTATATCGTTCAATTTTTTAAACGAGACATCATAAATATTTCTACTacattaagtttttatgtttcTTAATAGTTCCATTGAGCTCTAAACAGCCTTTCAATTGACGGTCTTGTGAATCATTAATTTCTTTGGTTTTAAATTCAATGAATCATACAAAATACAGAAGCCGATCATGATGAACTAGAAAAAGCCATCAACCTTGGATGTCATCCCCCTCGTTTATTTTCAACCGAAGATAATGACCAGTTCTTTTTGAAGAAAGAGGTAATCCCTCGGACTTTATCAAAGTATCtaatagctagtttgggaggatggaaatgaaaagaaaagaagagaaatgataagttagaaaagaaaagaaaggatcaAAGTTTCTATCTAAGTTGTTTGGgagttttaaaaaagaaaagaaagtgagTAATTTTCCTTTGTTTGGGAGTTGAAtgcaaaggaaaggaaaagatacttaaacaaattattttacaaatatGCCCTTTCTATAAACAAATGTGAGagggattcatcaggtattaaAATGTTTTGTATAGGATTttaagggtaatttggtcatattaaaaaatttacttaAACTTCTGTCCGTTCCTTCCCTCCAAAAGATGGAGGGCGGTGGAATCTTtcctattcttttcttttccttctcatttTAACTCCCAAACAATGGAAAAACTTTCTTATCCCTTCAaaacctttcttttcttttcatttccatcctcccaaactagctataaGTCTCTCTATTAATTAACAGTTTGGGCGCCTACCAGGCCCTCGTTAGTAGGGTTTGAAGGGTTTGAGGTGTTAATTTCTTTAAAAAGtcattattaattaattaaaagcaCATACTCCTTCCGTCGCTCCCATTTGAGGTGTTAATTTCTTTAAAAAGTATAGGTAATTTGAGAAGGAAAGTGTCTAAAGACAGAGGGTTATATTAATTGTGAATGTGTATTAATATAGTAAGTTAGGTGTCATTGATTAATTAAAAGCACATGCTTCTTCTGTACGGTTCAAATTACAGTTCACTTTCTAATTGAAGAATATAATTAACTTataatttctctaaaataaCCTATTTTGTTATCAATGACTATAACCTATCTTATTTATTAATTGTTTGGATTCATGCCATGAACCGTACAACTTTTCATAGTACAATTGTTGTAATTAATGTAAAAGTATAGTAATTAGTTATACTTCTAATAttaatgtaagggtattttaagaaaatagtaGATTACATTTACTCTTCCGACAAagttaactaatttttcttaaattgtgttaaaaaaaataaaactatcaAAGTGCGACAAAAAGAGCATTTATTTTGGTTGCCAAATGACTATGAATCACGCAACTTTCACCCCAAAACTTCTCTATCTCCCCTATTCAGTAATTCTTGTAAAAACAAAGATAGAGTTACATCCTCTCCAACACTTGCACGCATGATGGCTTCACAGGCATTCAAAAGATAGTGATGGAAATTGTATAGATTGTTTCAAAAGGAAACTCAtaatggagaaaaaaaaattcagaattaCAGATATCCTGAGGTCTGTAGATCACCGGTTAACTCCACCAAAAGGTGAATGATGAGGCATTAGAGATATAAATAATAAATGAGTACTGCTACAACAGCTGTTCGTCGTCAGCTTCTGTTGTTTTTTGTGACAAGAAGGTAACCTAAGATGAATCCGAAAGAGCCAAGACAAGCTAACGTAAGCCCAGGCCCAGCCTACTCGAATCATAATGGAGTTTGGGTTGCCGCCGTTTGGGGTTGGACCGTCGCAGGATTTTGAAGATTGATTCCCAGGAAAAAGAGTACGTAGTTGTTCTTTAAACTTGACGAAGTCAGAGACTTGGGCCTTAGAATGCGATATTTAACATCACAAGTGCGGATCCTTTATTCTTGTCTTTTACTTTCTCTGGACCAAACGTGTGCTCATAGTTAAACACTTTTCCACCAGCAAAAGAATTTgtcaaaataaaatagaaaaacaagatAATGCTATTTATAAATCGATCAATCTAAAAGACAAAACCTCAGCCTTATGCTACAATTAAGGTCAATTTCATGTTAGCTCCGCTAGATTAAGcttttattattaattattattatcattattatatCACATGTGATGTAACCCACAATTATGAGATCAATACAACAAAATTACAACTAACCCATGCAAATTATAGCTCCTTCAACATACAAGTCAACTAACCTCCATTTGctcaaaaagggcaaaaaaaaatccattacTAGTAAGACAACTACTACTAGCATAAGTTAGAAAAAAACTCACAAGTTTTGAGACTCGAACCGGAATCTTTTAGATTTTGAGGTCCTAATTTTGATATGTATTCTTGGAGAAGTAACTTATACTACATGATAACCAACAGAATTGAGGTCAAACGTATGGAAACATCGAAATCATGCGATTGGGATTTTCCCTAATTTGGATCGAATTGCCAAGTTCGTGCTCAAGAAGCTTCATTTCGCAAGTTAAGACTAATCCTTTCGTGTTGTACACTTTGGTGCAATTTGAAACTTATCAACAATGACGAGTGAATTGACTTTATAAGTTGCAACTCCTTCAACCTTCTTCTGACAAAGACCATCTTCATATGTGGGCTTAAAGAAGCTGATGTAGGACTAGGATGTGTAAAATAATCTGTACCACGTAGCATTTCCCATTTCTTGTATTTGGATTTAATGTATTTCATACTCATAAAATGATTTTGTTTGGTGTTGGACGGTATAATtcataatttgaatttttcaacaagtttaataaaatatgtacACTAGTTTTCAAATGCATTCCAATTCCTATCCAACTTAACAAGGGGATGATGTATATATTACCATCACGTTTGATTCCAAATGCTTAGGATACCTGCTTCGGTTTTCTTGTTAAGCCAATAAGCCAAAGACCTTGAGCATATCTGCCGACACAGATTTGGACAAGCCATCATCATTCCGAAGTTCAGACTTCAGACATGTAAAACTCAACATCTAatggtctgtttggttggaagtaaaatgttttccttgggaaaatattttccgtggaagtaattttccataaaaatcatttccctttcatcattttcaggtgtttggttagcttattgaaaatattttcttacttcatttttctggtgtttgtttaacttttgaaatattttcacttttatctctatctttactttttacacattataactacatacttcttcccatgcaaaataagaaaatttatctcattgtttaactttaaaaaatcttggagaaatgtatatatgaataaaaaacatctccttaagcaataaacaaattgctggtcATTTAGTGTCAAAAATCAATCATacgcaatgcttattgtgacatatatcttgcactctcactgaaaatttctctagaaaagaatgttcctattatacataattaattactagcataggatgagcaggatgaggttttttttttattttgaatatactagggggagggttgggttgggttggatGGTACGGgagagggagtgtaaggaagaggtcttAGGTTCGaatcctcctgtttacactaaaaaaaaaaaaagaacatactacaagatgttttcagtaagtttggaacatactacaggcgggatgcatgcatttcggaaaacaacttcagtaagtttggaagggaagttgttttccataagatgagtgaaaatattttacataggaaaatgttttcagtaacttttgtgtaaccaaacacgggaaattaggaaaatattttcctggaaaacattttcacccgaaacaaacggaccctaaatGTAACTCTTACCCTCTTAGACAAGTATCATACATGTCTGTCTTTGATGTGGGTAGTTATGAGCTAATGGCAGATGTACCGAATCTGATGTACTGAATTTTTATCCCCCATTTTCCActattttcttgtttgaaaAATACGTTTGGATGGATTCGACTCCGATCATCATTATGAACCAGAGCATGTCTAGATGAGATTATAAGTCGCTTATAAGGGCTCTTACATATCGCTTATTAATACAATTGTCactattgttattattattataaaaccCGATAAGGATATGCAACGAATTCGAATTCAGCAATTCGGAAGTTTGAATTAGGAATTTTTCGAAAATTTGGCAGCAGAATTACCGATcgaattcgatttcgaattcaccagTTCCGAATTCGATTTTGATTCAGTAAATTCGAAATTCACCGAATTCGGAaaccctttttcccttttttttttccttttttgttagatgtatataatataaattttatattacatatattataaaaaatattattattatatataatatatattataaaacgaaattgaaatcggaaatttCAATTTCGATTTCCGATTTCGAAAtatgaattcgaaatcgaaaatTTCGATTTAAAAAACTCtattaccgaattcgaaccaaATTCGCATAATTCGAAATCAGAAATTCCAATTTCAGTGTCGAATTCCGAATtaccaattttgaaaaattcaaattcaattcgaattcgatcggtaaatcaaaatttttcgaTTTTTCACACTCCCAGAACTCGATGCCTAGTGCTTCTTAgtcctcttttgtttttttggggggtggggggggggggggtataATTTTTGACAACACATCTTTCTGTACCAAGATTTTTATTAGATTAACGAACCTTTGATAGTTCAAGTGGTTAAGTGGGTGCTAAGCATGTTACTCTTTGCATTGCAGCTAGAAATAGTTATAAAGTCCTTGTACGCTTACTAAGGTGAAAATACAGGTCTCTTCAAATAACACAATTCTGATGATTTCTTCGCTGCGGAATTCAATCAAGGGCCGCCCTGCCAGTACAAGAGGTCCCCAAAATAAATTCCTGTTTGGATGCATCGTGTATCATCTTGGGCAGGTGTGGAATAAACTAGAGATACAAGACTAACAAAATTATGGAAACATCTACGTTCAAATTTATGACTACCACAATTTCAACGATTGCTGTAAAAATCACATTCACAATCAATTGACTTAACCATTCATAAGTTAGTCCCAACATCATCTTTAATGAGCCATGCATACACCTCAAAAAAAAAGTCCCTAGTGACTGCTGTACTGTGGGCAACCTACAACATTTTGCAGACTGCAATTGGTGAGGATGTCAGAGAATTGGAAGGAAAATCCAGGTTCATCTCATTTCCTGTAGTAATATGGTGGAAATTTCAAAgatgttagttttttttttctcacaaaTGATCAAGAACACACGCACACAGTTAGATAACACTCGGAGAACACAAAAGATGTTAGATTAACACAAAAGATGTTAGTTATTCTCACATCTTTTATCTCCACTCTCTGactttcaaataaagaaaaaaccTTCTCCTTCCTTGCAAAGGAGGCTTGAAACCCTTTCAGGATTGAGTTGCTTAGCATACAGCACAAAAATTATCATAAGCTATTGTAACATTCTTTGGTCAGGTAGGACTCTAGTGTCAGAATTTGGTAGCTGTGCTTCAAACGAGTTTGAAAGTCTACTGTTCATGGCAGTCATAGTAATACACAATCTTTAACTAATCTAAAAACCATAAGTCCTTTTATCAAGCAAATAGTAGTGCTTTGAAAGTAACAGGTTTCAAAATATATGAGAATCCTATCAAACTTGCTCCTGGGGATACTTATCgtcaaatccaattcaacactCCAAACTTAAACCTAAAAGGACGATATAGAAGAAAGAAACAATAATAGTCTTTTAACTTGACTGACCCAATAATTTACGTTGGCCTACACGGATGTCTTCTTTCAATCCTAACATAGGGAGTAAATAAGCTTGTCCCCAGCTCCCAATTAAATGTAAACAACCAACAACAATTACAGATGCATTTGTATCAGGGTCCCAGTTCCAGTGGCTCATAATTGCATCTGGTCGGTGTTGCTCACTTCTCTGGCACTAAAGAGTGACAGGCAGATAACAAGACCAGGAAAGTTCTCAAGGGCTTGCCTCATATGCAGGCACGAAGGCCATACCCTATAGGAGGACGAGTACTCCCCAAATTAGCTGTAGGTAAAAAATTGATCTCCTGTACTTGAAATGATAAGTTCGCCTAGTACAGTGCGTTGAAGACCGAATATGGGTTATATCCCTCGGCCAAGAACACTCACAAAGTGGTCCTGATGACCTTATGGGACAGGAACAAACACACAAACAACCCCCACCCaaaaacaccaaaaacaaaagatttgaGACCATAAACATGCCCTTGATTCCTGCTTCCTAATCATGCTCAAGACGACTCTTTCTACATCTTTAAGACAGAAATTTTGACATGAAAAGTGATATGAGATTTTGATCAAAACATCACATGACGAGAAAGCACTAGGGAATCAGATCACTATCAtaaacctcaaaatttttttacaagACTGATGATCAAGTACAAGACTGAACTAAGCGTGACAAACTCGTGCTAATTACATGTGGCTGTTTGGAAAAATGGTATAACTGAGGGTTTAATTGAATAAATAGAAACCCTATATACTAATGTATAATTTACAAGAACAGAAAGTTTACAGGTCCCTTCTGCACAATGGACAAGATCCATGCCTCACCAACCATGTGTCGATGCATGGTAGGTGGAACATGTGGTGACAATGAGGTAAACTTCTAACAGTCTCCCCAATCTGAAAGTCCTGCACAGAGAAACAACCAATACATTAGATGAGAATTTGCAAGCATTCTGGACTAATAATCAAATGGCATAATACAAAGAGTAACTTGTAAAAGTACCTGAAGGCAGACGGAACAAGAAACTCGCTCGCCAGAATCATCGACATTGTTATCGTCCGTGATCACAATCTTTGGTATCTTTTCAACAGAATCTCCTGGCAAACCCTTGGCACCCCCAGTGTCAAATATGTTGGGGACCTCTTCAAATGTCGTTTCAACAGCTCCCATCTGATTCATCAGCAAAACTATAAGCAAacgaaaaaattaaaaagaacatAAGATTTTCTGAGTAACAGGAATTTGCTCTTGCCTGACTTTGCACTGCACTTAACATAGCAGGACCAATCCGCTCACGAACAAGTCTGCCGCTTAACAGGCTCGCAATGACATCGATCTGATGAAAAAATTCATGATATTTACACATATTAGGCACACATATTTTCAATGAATAAGATGACTGAGTCGCTAATGAAGTCACAATTGCAATACATTTGCAGAATTAAGGACACCAATTAAGATGTTCAGATTATGAGAAAATATAGAACTTTGCTCACCAAATAAAGGAGGCACCCAATGCCAGATTCATCAGACTGCCATAGGAGAAGGGATGACTCGAAGACCTCAATGGAGAAAACAGCTCCAGATATTGCACCAACTGCAGCCCCTCTAACAAATCCACTTTCAGTCTCTTGGCCTATCAAGGCTCCAGTCATAGCTCCTAATAAAGTACCCACTGGATAACCAAAAGCAAGTTAATTTCCCCTTCAGTTTTCCTTTAACCAACCAAATAACAGAGTTCCACAGGCCAAGGATTACCTAAACCTATTTCATTTTGTAATACatacataatatacatatatgaATTTCTGACAGGTTGAAGCCCAAAACCCCTGCCTATTTGGGGAatttaagagagagagaaatttaGATGAAAAACCGTCTACAGCAAAATGCTCAAGAAGATTTCAGAATGATTCCAAAGATTCTCGCTTTTCGTGCAAGTATCAAATGATCTAAAGACAATACCGCAATACACCAATTTTGGCAACATTATGAACTATCAGTCGCGAGATCTCAGACAAAACTAAAGATGAGAGAAAAGGAGGAGGTTAGTaaaattctctcttttttcgATAAATAAATATGGGCAAATTCTACAAGCTAATTTGCACACAACATCATTTGAAAAATCGACAACATCCCAGATCGCATATGTGCAAATTCACATCAGATAACACAAGTAAATCTAGAATCAATGGCCATTTGACCACAAAATTGCAAACTTTAAGAGAAACAGTGCAGGGTAGAGGGCAAGCGGGATAATTATAATGAAACAATTAAATTAAAAGGAAAACTAAAGGATTAACACTCACCTAGTGCAAAGAAAAAGGTGAAGATTGCAGAGAATACATTTCCAATAATAGCAGAAACTGCAAAGCTGAAATATTGTTTAACTTTATCGGCCAAATTCctgaatgaaaatgagaaagaagaagaagaaggcaaAGAATGAGATGGATAAGCATAAAACTCCATGGATTCTGTCTCCAATCTCAAGAATTTAGAAaaggggatttttttttttttatttattgagAAGAAAAAGAGGATTTTGGTTCAGGTCTATAACCTATGAGGAACCAGCTACATACAGAAATATCTAAGCTTAATTATGTACGTGTTGTTGGACATATATAGGGCATAGGGTAAGACTAAGAGGAGAGGGGGTCCATATGGTGGCGTTTTCGTAATATTGTCCTTAGTCCTTAAGAGAAGATAAAAGGAAACCACATAAACCAACTAGGCTTTTCTTCTATTGTTAATTTTCGCAGAAATCAGACGTATAAATAGAGCATTTAtaactttttcttcttcttgtcctGTGGGACTTGTGGATTCTCTTCTTTATTTCAATATTTCACAGGCTTTTTCTTGTTTCTGTtacttcttttttccctttgtgTGAAAATTATGCCATCTAGTATGTACAATTTACAGCAGTGATTCCTAAATAAAGATTGTCACTATTCggtaaattttattttactttttttttttttttatcaatacaAGGGATATCCCAATTTATGCTGCTGGACTAATACCCTATGACTGTGCACCCTTTCAAGAAGACACAACCAGTAAAAAGGGGCTCGAACACACGATGATTAGATTCGTAACTGCTAACCTGCGGCCAACCCTGGTGGCTGTTCGGTGAATTTCATCTGACTACTTAGGTTCGTAAATCAGTTTTGTTGTTGTGCTTCTTTTTGCCGTTGAATAATTATAGCATGTATGATTCCCTAGTACACGTTGCTCCGCTACGTTTTCAGAGGCACGAGAAAGCGAAGCCTCCCTTTGACAAAACTGAGCGTGTTTGTTTGGTTTGGGGTTAAATGGTCCAACAAATGATCACATGCCGAGTCTAACACTCGTTTTCCCTCAATCCAAAAGCaatgggaaaaaaagaaaattaaaaagaaaaaaaaagagagaatgatatattttcaattttcattttcctttaattttctaGTTGCCTCTTCTACCATTTTTTATCCTCCTTTGTTCTTTTTTACTGTAAAGAAaaacttttcttatttttttggtGTCAAAACTAGCTTTGGGAACAGGTTTTTGTGAGGGTTTGCTAAATTATGCTATATTTGACAATGAGACGTGACTTAATTCATAAGACGATTTACCGGTGATCAGTAGATTGCGGGTTCGAATTATCAAAGGAATATGTGAAGAATTATTCCTGATcctttttaataaaaaaaattactactaCAACAGAtcctgttttctttttcttgtcgaGAACAGCTCAAGGGGCTGGTTCGAATTTATTCCTCTGTCAGCTTCAAGTTCAtgttttttccaaattttgctGTTGAGGTGGTGGGGGTGGACTTTCATCTCCAAGTCCATTCATAGTTCCCTTCTACCCTTTATTCCATTCTCATTTAGTTAGAATCATGAATATACGTGCCTCATTTTTGTTTATTGTGTTGACATTAGGAGATTATAAACATTTCGTAGCAGATAAAAGTTTGTATCAAAACCATTGGTTTACTATATCAAAATAGTACAATATGCCCTAAAACATTTTCATTAAAATTTGTATCCCAAAGACAAAAAGAAATGTGTGGAAAAAGTCTTGTtgatatataaatatatatataattctaCAAAACTATAATCATGtactaataattatttcaaagcTTAACAATACTATTTATTTAATCCCAAGGCTCCATTATATGAGGCTGACTACAATGGAAGGGTCAACATCTCTGCCGTCTCAGCTCAGCTCTTAATTAAAGTGCGGAGAGGTTTTCGCACTGTTTCTTAAAGACATTTTCTCTTTCCCCGCCAGTGGGCTTGCTGCAATATCACAGAATTCACAGGCcctattcctttttctttttctttttctttttttttttaatactgtCAGAACAGAAATTGCAGATGCGCGTATTTGCAGTCGAATTTATTATCAAGTGTTAATGCCATTAGTAGCAATTAATCACTTTCAACTGTGATACTTCAAAGAAAGTTCCTTCTGAAGTGGACCCAAAGGGCCAAATCtcaaaattaaagtttaagCATGACATCTACCAAATTTTAGCGAGGGCAAGGACTTAAATCGCCGGCCACGATTTTATTTGAGAGATTTTGTTGAGAAACGTACTGATTAGAGCTTCTTCTCAGAGACGTACCCTCGCCCAGCTTTGTCTCTTAATTACGCGTTTTAATAGTAGATGATTAAATCGGTAATTCTCTGTGTTCAAGAATACTCTTTGATATTTTGTATTCAGATTAATACACTATTTTTTAGGCCAGAATATTCCCCACAACTAAAGAAATGAATCTGTCTAATAGGTGTCCATTACACACACCGGTTAAGATGTGATTCATTCAGgtattaaatttttgaaaaaaactaacattaattagaaaaagtgcGTAAATACAAATAAGTGTAATAATTGTTTGAGTATGTATGCACACGATAATTTAGATGGAATTCAAGTGTGTTAACGATGCTCATTTGGACACCTGTTAGAGAAACTATTAGAATTAAGGTCAGGAAACACATACatttttggtcttttcattTA
This sequence is a window from Coffea eugenioides isolate CCC68of chromosome 7, Ceug_1.0, whole genome shotgun sequence. Protein-coding genes within it:
- the LOC113777983 gene encoding probable serine/threonine-protein kinase PBL9 translates to MAEKTPSLPALAPAQTENRGSFLARKHVWGGIIIVIVAVFVIGWLIICYKRKLYAGCKLRRNGKGKLDAGKMWSRRFQLEELQKATNNFSQDCLVGTGAFGNVYRGSFEAEGVLAIKKLHPSSCTSIEEFRNGSRAEKIMVYEYVSNGSLLDYIMGRGGKSLTWRQRVNIAIGAAKGIAHLHEGVKPSIIHRDIKPSNILVSENFEAKVSDFGLVKSGPVGDQSHVSSQVKGTPGYLDPAYCASFHLSPFTDVYSFGVILLQLVTARPAVDSSRKHPNIHVVDWARSSLERGRVDEIIDANLLLEECNMEIMLKMGQLGLRCVVEMPKEKPTMTQVWQELETALDSVEIFMPKQSSLYSAELSGFRSGSTGYRDRGSIDNGHSQSSISIDGIGLQKFHVDMDSHSLRSSSLTCFEHSINMDAAAKNLRGIAEEISISMDEDKVARANEFSLDYDVSMICHCPL
- the LOC113777696 gene encoding NEP1-interacting protein-like 1, whose amino-acid sequence is MEFYAYPSHSLPSSSSFSFSFRNLADKVKQYFSFAVSAIIGNVFSAIFTFFFALVGTLLGAMTGALIGQETESGFVRGAAVGAISGAVFSIEVFESSLLLWQSDESGIGCLLYLIDVIASLLSGRLVRERIGPAMLSAVQSQMGAVETTFEEVPNIFDTGGAKGLPGDSVEKIPKIVITDDNNVDDSGERVSCSVCLQDFQIGETVRSLPHCHHMFHLPCIDTWLVRHGSCPLCRRDL